From the genome of Toxoplasma gondii ME49 chromosome XII, whole genome shotgun sequence:
ACTTCATTTCGTCTCGCTTTCCGTCGTCTTGTGCTGCccctttcgcgtctctgttcttcatatttcctcgcttctcctcatCCTGCGCTACACACCTAGTTCCAGGTTtatcctcctcttcgttgcAACTTGGCATTCGTCCAGCACCTGCACCAGATGAAGGGGGAAGGCTCTGCCGAGAAGTGGGGCAGGACGCCTCTATAGCCACTTTGTCGAAGGTGAAGATTTTCACAGTGAATGCGCGCTGACCTTTCAGCCAGTAGGTCATAGGGTAGCGCAGCGGACGCATATTCTCTGCGATTTTATCCAACTCGGCACTTGTGAAGGTCCTGTTGTTGTCTATTGAATCTGGAATCATCTTCGCTTCCCGCTTGTCGGCATCCACTGTCCCCCCATCTGCTTCCGCTGTTTTTCCGGTATCcacctctcttctgctttctgtttGACCGCCCGGACGGACCGAACTCACACTCGAGTCGCCTGTAATCTTCATAGCGACTCCATGATGCCCGGTTGTTTCGGAGGCATGCGGAGACACCTCAGTGATTTCTTCACTGCTATTACAGAGATCTGAGAGAATCAGCCGCATGAAAAAAAACGTCGACGCGTCTTTTCTCCATCGGTAGAAGGTTTTAGAGAAGCGAAGCACAAAGAACACTTTCAGGCGACCAAGAATCGAGGCAGTCCTCGTCTGGTAAAGCGTGCGACACGTCAACAAAACGACGATCCATTGGGGGTTTCAACAAAAATCCTCTTGAATGCTTCACAAGCGGTAAAGTGGCACATGcgcttctgttctctctctgcttcgaaGATGACGTGCGTGACCCTTTTGTCACTTCTTTTCAAGTCTTCTTACCTTCACCTACGTCGATGGAACAGGACATGTCGTATTTCCTACCGTTTAGGCAAGCACTGGGTCTTGGCGGTTCGTCTGCGGACTGCatctgttcgtctctcttccgcccCCTTTTCTTTGGCTCGGGTTCATTCATAGAGACTATTGCAGACTCGGTTTCCTTTAGGGACACTCTGTCAGAATCCGCCTCCTTCAGAGACTCCCTTTCATACTTTGCTTCTTTCAGAGACACTTTTTCAGACGCTGGGGGATCTGCGTCGGAACCCTCCGGGGTCTTCGGTGCATCCGAGGCCTGAGCCCGaagtcctttttctttctttttcgactCCGAGGAGCGGTTCAAATTTAGGCGACTAAGAAGTTTTCGAGAGTGATCCAAATATTCGCAAGCTCCAGCCAGAGTTGCAGCCACCTCGTCGACTGTGTGGGGAATAAAGACCCGAGCGGGAATCCGACTGCGGGCAGGAGCCGTCACGACCCTGCGTCCCAGAGAAATCGGGAGACGAAACAGCCACGCAGATACATACAATCCACAAGCGTAGGGGCGTTGCCGACACATGGACATGGATATGAGGAAAGAGGTACTGACGAGGGAAAAGGATTGCATCGGAATGAAGCGTACTCCGAGAAAAAGGCCCTATTCTGGATCGTATACTGGACGTATAATCTACCTCAAATGCAATCacagacatatacataaatgcatGTCCGTGAGCACATGGAGAATCAGCTATCTTCGCACGAGCTACATGTGACGTCTGCAaaatatctatatgtatataataCGTGCAGTGTAAGTCGCTTGAAGACCAAGTCGGCGATTCTCACCATCTTCCCTGTGTCTTAGACCAGGTGATACCTTCCTTCCACGGCCTGAGAGTTTTTGCCTCGGCTgtgaggaggcggagaaggtGTTGGtggtctctcgccttctgcatttctttttctctttctcgaaagctttcttctccgagaGTGCGCCtcctgttttccttcgctggACTCTTTCGCTGCGCACCCGGTGCCGTCTGTGCCTTCCCTGTTCTCGGCTCACACTGTCtctttccgtcttctctctccttcaacTCTTGCGTGCGCCTGTCTCCCTGGTGTTCGCTCTCGCTCTGGTCTAGCTGGCATCGCTGCCGAACCCACATTGCCTTGCCGGTGGATCGCAGCTCCTCGTCTGCTGTAAATGGAGTTGGTTTTTTTCCGCGACTAGTTTCTCCTGCACGTTCCCTTTTCACTTCCCCCTTCTTTTCGGGCCTTCGGCCACTACCAGTTGCCGCCCTGTTCGCCACGGGGTCTCCGGCAGCCTCCTCCAGCGGCAAGTTGTCTTTTCGCGACAcctccttgtctttctcgaTGCATATTGCTGTCGCCTTTTCGCCCGATTTCTTCGCTTGCTCAGTCTTTCCGTTCGTCACCACCGC
Proteins encoded in this window:
- a CDS encoding hypothetical protein (encoded by transcript TGME49_245435~Signal peptide predicted by SignalP 2.0 HMM (probability 0.917) with cleavage site probability 0.410 at residue 31), translated to MDFISSRFPSSCAAPFASLFFIFPRFSSSCATHLVPGLSSSSLQLGIRPAPAPDEGGRLCREVGQDASIATLSKVKIFTVNAR